The genomic DNA AGCAGGACGAATGTTAACCAGAACCATTCCGCCGCATTCGGGATCACTCCCCAAGCAAACATGATGGCCAGGATCGGCGTCAATGAGACCGCAAACAACCCGAGACGAATCGCGAGCCGGTTCCCGAACTGATCGGCAATGCGCCCCAGTATTGGACTGTAAAAACCGACGCTGATGTTCTGTGCGATCACCCAGTAAATTAAGTCCGTCTCGGTTGTTCCCACTTTAGTCATTCCCAGCCATTGATAATGAGGAAACACGAGCAGCGAGGAAATAAAGAGCATCGAGACAAATGCCGCCTTTCGAAATGCATGGTCGTGGCGGAAGATTTTCCACGCAGTTGCGAATGGCTGAATGATTTTCATCGGTCTGAGACCGTCATCGTTGTCCCGTTCTTCAACACAGAACAGGGCGACACAACCTGCTGCCAGAAAGGCTGTTCCATTGAATAGGAAGACCCACGTGAAACCATCGTGATTCGGGATGCTCAGCCATGGCTGTAACCAAAACAAGGCAGCCGTGACCGCAAAGAATGATCCAATGACTCCACCGACTCCGAGGAGGAATCCGCGCCGGTTTGGTCGGACGAGTTTTCCTTGCAGGGTTCCAAAGGCAAGTTGATTGATGCCAGTCGCAGAAAAGAAAATAAAGTACAACACCAAAAAGAAAGGAGGCATCCACCAGGTACGGCGATCTTCCAGCCCATACCAGATGGCTGAGAGCAGCAGGAAGGGAAGAGCCATCGCAATCGCTGTGGCGAACAGTGGGAGTTTCTTCAGCGGGTGACTCCGCAAGCGGTCCGCATACATCAGCGGTGGAACAGACTGCCCGACGCGGCTAAGAA from Thalassoglobus polymorphus includes the following:
- a CDS encoding MFS transporter; the protein is MEGQDDREVRSDQEKIENRNLATLALQNVVLRVGWIFKTESVIMPFVVDVISGSGWMRGLLPILSRVGQSVPPLMYADRLRSHPLKKLPLFATAIAMALPFLLLSAIWYGLEDRRTWWMPPFFLVLYFIFFSATGINQLAFGTLQGKLVRPNRRGFLLGVGGVIGSFFAVTAALFWLQPWLSIPNHDGFTWVFLFNGTAFLAAGCVALFCVEERDNDDGLRPMKIIQPFATAWKIFRHDHAFRKAAFVSMLFISSLLVFPHYQWLGMTKVGTTETDLIYWVIAQNISVGFYSPILGRIADQFGNRLAIRLGLFAVSLTPILAIMFAWGVIPNAAEWFWLTFVLLGLTPVLMRTILNYTLELVEEQHHPQYLSTMKIMFALPFVFSPLVGFLIDTIPYEIPFFGVSFLVILSAILTFQMVEPRHQFSANEGS